From the genome of Nicotiana tabacum cultivar K326 chromosome 2, ASM71507v2, whole genome shotgun sequence:
TGTTCCCCTTATGTTTTTTATGCTCACTTTGCTTATCTTTACTTTTGATGGCAACtgcaaaattcacaaaataaataTATGAACCATAATATAACAAAATCAAATCTAGAACTTATTCTCAAGGAATTTAACTCTTATACACTGATAGTAGTAGCAAAGTCAGAAATTTCGTTACAGGTATTCAAGATTCAATTTATATGTATAAACATAGTATATTTAACCTATATGTACAgtgtaattttccggcgaagggtGTTTAGCTGATCGTACATTGCTATGTTTAACTTATATACTCAATATAGTTTCGCGAATGATGTTCAACTAACCACCATTCGCCATATGTTACAAACGAAGGTGATTAACTCACGACCCTATTCGcaatatttaacttatatacatagTATAATTTTCTGCGcgccgagagtctatcggaaataaccttCTACTTCCTCGGGTAGaagtaagatctgcgtacacactactcttcccagaccccacttgtacgattttactgggttgttattgttgtatacaTGGTATAATTTTCTGGCAAAGGCTGGTTAGCTGGCAGAAATTTTATAGTATAATATATTAGATAGTCACTTAAAAGATAAgtacaagtaaatgcataaagttTTGTTCTTACATCTTTGTTGCATTGATTGTAAGGGCAATAGACTTGATCAATGACAATAGGGTTGCTAACATTTTGCACAATGATATCTTCATAGTGCAAATCTGTGACAACACCTTGATGTGAAGCTGGCCATGTCTTTACTCTAACACCATTATCagtattaataaatgtgcaattTTTTACATAAACTCCAACCACTGGCTTTTCACCTGGAGTTTTCCCAAGGCTTCCAACACTAATACCATGGCCAGGACCACAAGTAACTCTAGTGATATGAAGCTGTTCCAATTCATCTCCTACAGAAATACAGTCATCTCCTGTACCGATTACACAATCTGTGATGTTCACGTTGCTCGATCGCGCGACGTGAATGCCATCTGTGTTGATGCTTTCTTGTGGAGCTGTGATGTTTACTCTGATGAATGTCAAGTTCTTGCAACCATTCACGTTGATATGGAATAGTTTGCTGTCTTGTGAAGTTATGTCTTGGATTGTGGAATTTGTAAGGAAGTTGAAGCTCAAATTCTGTACCAGAGTAAAGATAATGAGCACAAAATTTGGAAAAGCTTAAGTTGTATgcagtacaaaaaataattacatatattATATCACTTACAAGGTAATTATAGGAGAAATTCTATAGTAAAACATTTATTGATAAAAACGGTAATGTACTTACTAGCACATGTTAAACTACGAatgtacagtcaaacctctctataacaacctcgtttgttccgaatatttttggatgttatagcgaagtgatgttatagagaacatatattataacataacataaaaattggttccgaaaaagcttgacttttatagtgaagtgttgttatatagggatgcTGTTATATAGAGAGGACTGACTGTATATAGCTTAAGTTCTTTTTTGATAATGTGTTACTAGTCAACTTAAAAGAGTGACTTTGATATACTAACTTTGCAAAGTTTTTGTATCGGATCATTTAAAAGATAATCAGAATTACTTATGATAGATGGAATGAGTAACTTGAAAACAAAGGCAAGTAATTTTGTATAACAAGTTAAATTGCACTGATAGTGTACAAATATCTAATACAGtgagacctctctataacagtcaTCCCCTATAATAACAATTCCCTAAAACAACCAAGTTTTCTTTGGACCTTTTCTTTATgttatattatgatatatgttcTGTACAACATCACTTcgctacaaaaaaaaataaaaaatgggaacAAACGAGGCTGTTAGGTGCAAAGAACCAACCAGATTGACCTAGTGAATAAATCggaaatacaaaaagaaaaacaacattGGACCAGAGAATGCGATTGCATTATAAGGTCTCAATTGAACAGATCGAGCAAGCTCAAATTGACGTAACATGAAACCTATCAGGCCAAAAGCTCCATAGAGAGCAATAAAAGTCCACAGATCCCTCGCCCCTGTTGACACCATCGAGTAAAATCTCCTTGTGCTTCAGGACCCATAGTAACAACAATGAATGTGCTAAACTATTAGCAGGAGTAGAAAACTGTGGCAGTTAAAAAGTTGCGGCCTATATACCGCcggtgtatataagttaaatccgcATTAAAAACATTGATCAACACAAGATATAGTGGAATATACATGTCATAACTTACATTGGGAAGATTGCTGCAACTTTTGGAATCCTTGCAATTATTTTGACCCCAAGCTTGTTTACCTTGGCCATCAAAAACACCACCACCAGAAAGTGTGAAACGATCAATATAATTAACAGTTAACCATTCAATATCTGCACTGAGTTGTTTAGGATCTGAAGGAGCTTTCAAAATGGCTTGAACTTGTAGCTCAACTGGTGCTTTGCATGGCCCTTGTAGTTTTACTTGATTCATTTGATATGTACCTTTTGGTATCACTATTGTACTTGGGCTTGTTGCTGCACATGCCTCTTTAAAAGCATCTAACACAGCCTATAAATTATAATTTCTGTTATAGGCAAATCTAGAAAGGATTCAacgtgaaaatagcacgggctagccagttttcggactggtaatcgaaaaatagccagcgtttgtaaagtcattgaaaaatagctactattttaATTGAAACACGGAAAGTTTATTATGGAGCTCCTGCGTTTAAATTTCCAGCacattatgttggaactccaccacattatgctggaatctcGTACGTAAAAAATTCGATGTTgaaattttttcgaatttttaagAGTGTTTTTGTTCTACGTGaaaaagtagctaaatttcgattactttcgAAAcggtgactattttttaattatcagttGTAAATCGGACTATTTCTGATTTCTTTTTCCGGATTCAACCGAACTCACTACTTTCAGCTCGAAATGCTATACATATGCAAAAATATTTCAAAGCATAAATATATATTAGATCACATTCATTCTTAACAGATTGACTTTaaatcttgaatttgtctcaagtaaaaaaataaatcaattatATGGTAAAAATGCATGATTTACCTTACTGATATCTCCATTAGTTGTTGCGCCATATTTGGTAACATCAAAGACTCCGGGCGAAGCTGTTGGTTGAGCGTCTCCAATTCgtgcaaaaaataacaataaaaatgcaaacgatgtaAATTTTAATTCCAttttttttcttgtctttttcttttgtattgtattttattgCGTTattgtgtatttttcttttttggcgtTTGAAATGGTAAGTGAAGGTTGAAGCTCTTTTATAGTATGATCAAGATGAACTGAGACCATCAAATTTCTACCAATATGGTAGAAATTTAGTGGTTCATTTGAATTAGTCTTCTATGGAACAGATATTCTCCAACAAAGGAGGATGATTAATTAGGGAAATTAAGATCCAAGAAATTTAATTAGATTGTGTTGAAAATTTCAAAACCATCTACCCAAAGAACCAAGTTAGAAGCTCTTGCTCTTCTAAAATCTAATCCTAGTGAATGACTTTGATTTTCATTATTTATCGATCATTTTAGAAGGAGAGTCTTGGCTTAACTGATAAAATTgatgccatgtgaccaggaggtcacgaaTTCAAGTCGTGAAAACAATCTCTTGCAAAAATACAGGGTAAGGCTACATACAATAGATCCTTGTAGTCCGGTCCTTCCCCGGATCACGCGCATAGCGGGAACTTAGTACACTGGTCtgcccctttttttttttttttttttggaaccaGAAACTTAGGAGAAGATCGTAGAAAACAATGATTTTAGTAGTTTAACTTTGTAGCTTAGGGAAATAATTACTAGCCAGCAAAACTAAGATCCTACAAGTTGTCAATTCTCTTCAAATTATTATAGCCTCAGTGGAACAAGGATAATTTAATAGTTTAAGTACTTCTTCATGTTATACTTTCTCAACTGTGCcttattaattttaataaaatttagtcTAATTCTAATAATGTTTGAAGTGTACTACGAGTTAACCATTACTATCATTTGTGACCTTCCAATTCCTAGTTTGTACCTCATTCTTATCAAAGGATAGCACTAGGGGtttacataggtcgggttggttcggatttttcaattatcaaaccaaatcaatggtgtcgggtttttaaatttataaaccaaaccaaaccaacaaagccaggtttttcaatctcgatttttctcggatTTTTCGGGGGGGTTTTCGGTAAAgtttcatagcataaaatatgtaacttgtgctccaaatatttcttaaatcctagtaaatacaactatataatgtgttttccaagaaactaacacaataatatgagataagtcatagcattatactaaaatattcaataacaaagataaaataataaaattacataaaacaaaTATTACTAATTAATAAGTCATAATGAAAATTAAcgtaatctaaaaatactatataggtcatgctaaaataagtatagctaataagtactaatattagttacataactaagcactaaagaaaaatataaactaagttatgcattttcattataaaccaatgtaaaactaaaataattatccaacactatcgtcattcctcgtattgaattgaatttgttttgttagcattagtattgatttgaactttgtttgagttactacatttatgtgctataaaatttatttaccattcttGATTTATgtgctataaaatttatttaccattcaagaatgttaagtctaaacttgaaataatttgttaaaagataaaactgtgaaaaagtttaagaaatatttataaattacattacaataaatatttatatgtataaaatatttttaaaaattatataaatatactaTCGGGTTGATTTAGtatcggtttgactttttttagttaaaaccaaaccaaaccaattatggtcgggttttatttTTCAGTACCAAACCACATCGGATTTTTTTTTCCGGTatgactcggattatcggtttggtgcgatttatcggttttctttgtacacccctagatAACACCTTGTTTTAATTTAATCTTGTCATTGCTTGTATAATAGTAGTCTTGGGGGCACCTTTTTTTTTCCTGTCATTATATCTAGTAAAAGGGCAGCCAAGTGCGCCGTGACTCTTTAGATGATATCGAAGCGGAGTCCTCGGGGCGACTTTCTTGATCGCCTCATTCTTCAACCATGGGTTAAGATGTGGCTAAAGTCTCTCCGATGGTAGCTCTGTCGGGTCATTTGATCTTCTCAGTTCCACTCGGGCATACTCTTTCATAGGCTCGATTAGAAAAAAGGACCTTATATGTATCTGTCTCACTTACTCGAACTAGCCACCCCTTGGGAACCGTCTCCCCTTTTACCCTGCAATGAAGGGCCGATGGCTTAGCCTTGCCTTtagaaagaagaaatagaaaaaaattacCCCCGACAGTGATGGATATGGATGACGAAAGCCTCCCAGCGAAAGCCGAAGCACAGGTTTGCAGACCTCTTTGAATCCCAAGAAGGGGATTTACGGTCAACGCTATCTCACTCAAAGTGCATTCAGCTCGGCTAGTGGACTTTTGTGTTCGAACCTCGAATCTGGACCTGTTCGACAAGACCAGATCCATCAACTGTGCTCGTAGGTTGACTCACATATGCATCCCGACTAAGGTCTCACAAACTTCCACTTTCTTTATGCATCTAACCGCTTTACTAATGTGAATAGGTTATACAGAATGGTAGGTTTGCATatcttaaattatgcttttcaCAAGTTTGGTACGCTAGAGGGTGACGAAGGAACACGAGTTTTATTGGATCTAAGCCCGCATTCTTCCTAGCAACCGAGTCTCAGCCCGAAGAGCACTTCCCTGGCGGAGAGTTTGAACGAACGGAACTCCAGCGCACTGATTGAGCTAGCTACAGATCATGAACTCTTTCAGACCCTTAGTTTCACTTGGTTGGGGTGGAGTTTCAGCCTTCCTTCCACCGAATATAAAACATCTTAGAGTTTCCTAACCTGTTGACATCGCTTTCTCTCAGCCACTAGTGGCTTATATAGTGGTCAGCATTCCTACGTGCTCCTCCTTGCCCCCCTACTTAAGAATCTAAAGGTCACCTTTGGATGTTGTCGTGACGCTTATTTTCGAATAGCGAGAAAGTGAAATAATGGGGAATATAATGGAGCGGACCCTCATAGAAAATTGCCTATGAGATCGCATTTCATCGGTTTTTTAAGATTGGATAGTATTCCGTATCCATATAGGGTCCGGAGAAAGACGTACTCCAAGGATTGCGTTCACAGCTTGAACCTGTGACCTATCGGTCACACGgaaataattttatcattttaaactTGTACACTACACTATGTTGTGTTTGTATTACCCCTATTATATTGGGAAAATAACACTGTATAactgctctcaaaataatagtcaaaaaaatgtatatatttttttgtatatatatacattatgtatgttatatataaattttatacactttttcggctacgaaatgtaaataatacttcggaacactaaagaaaaaaaaatgttcgAGTCAGTGTCCTAGTCCTATAAACATACAAAGGCTGCACTTCTACAATATATCTTGTACACTATATATGCTGAAAGGAAGTGTGGTTGGAAACAGCCTTGGTCCAAACTAAGCCCCACAACTTTATGACATGGAGATTGCAGTGGAAACTAGAACAAacaataatattttgaaagtccATTTGGCACCAATCAAAGACTCAAGAACCTTATCCCACATCATAAATCTAATCTTCCCAATATCCATTTCCCACACATTCATAAACTAAAGCCAATTTCCCTTCACACATAGATCACAAACATTAAGAGGAAACCAAgccaaaaaacaaagaaaagaaaggataATTGTAAGCAATGGCTTCAACACAATGTTTCTTGCACCAGCATGCACTCTCTAGCTCAGCAGCTAGAACAACATCCTCAGTGTCATCACAGAGGTACGTTTCATCCCTTAAGCCTAACCAATTGGTTTGCCGTGCCCAAAAACAGTCCTCACCTCAAGAAGATGATGGCAACAGCGTCGTCGTCTCTCGACGATTGGCTCTCACTGTCCTTATTGGTGCTGCGGCCATTGGTTCCAAGGTTTCCCCTGCAGATGCTGCTTATGGAGAAGCTGGTATGTCAAGTTCAATTTTGACATACTGTCTCAAATAATTTTTATACTATCAgatcatttaaaagataattacaGGTAACTGTTAATAATACGGCGAATGAGTCACTAGGAAAGTAGAGCATATGTACAACACGTTATAACAAGTTAAATCAGTGATAGTGTAAAAATTCATTCTTTATAGTGTTAGTTATATAAACTAAATCCTTTTGAACACATTTATTGATCAGACGCACCTATATAAAACTTCCACGGAATAACATaaagggcagcccgatgcactaaACTCCCGCTATGCATGGGGTCCGGTGAAGGGTCGGACAACAAAGGTCTAGTatatgcagccttaccctgcgTTACTGCAAGAGGCTTTTTCCAGGACtcaaacccgtgacctcctgatcacatggcagcaactttaccagttatacCAAGGCTCCCCTTCTTCCATGGAATAACATGATGATGCTTAAAACGATTATTGAATGGAATTTAATGATGGTTTTtgtgatacatatatatacagcAAATGTTTTTGGTAAGCCAAAGGAAAACACTGATTTCTTGGCATACAACGGAGATGGATTCAAGTTGCAAGTCCCAGCTAAATGGAACCCCAGCAAAGAAGTTGAGTTCCCTGGTCAAGTTCTCAGATATGAAGACAACTTTGATTCCACCAGCAATCTCATTGTCACTGTCACTCCAACTGATAAGAAATCCATCACTGACTACGGCTCCCCCGAAGAGTTCCTCACTCAAGTAAttacatctctctctctctctctctctaaaagcatGCATTTTATAGACTGAAAATTGCACAAAGTGATGAGTTTTGACCTTGTTCTTTTTTTGTCTGAGCAGGTGGACTTTTTGCTAGGAAAGCAAGCTTACTTTGGTAAAACTGATTCAGAGGTAAGTAGTCATAACTACAATAAATGATTGTGAAAAGGATTTGTTGTTCTGGTTATTTGTAGAGTGGGAGTATTTACACATGGAACAAATGAAGTAAGTCCTAGAAATAAATGCCCTACAATTTCTTTCGTACCGGTGGTGTCAAGTCTAACTTGCGCGCACATGCACCTAGACTATTCCACTTagaggcggagctaggatttGAAGTTATTACGTTGGGGATTTTAGCTAatttaataatttgtatatattcaaCGGATTTCTCATAAACAAATATAGGGTTCGGACCAAAGCTACTAGGTTCGGTCAAACCCATAGCCAAAAGGCTCACTTCGCCCCTGATTCCCCTAGTGTATCAACTATTTTCCACCAGCAGAAATACCGGATAACTATGCCCATCTAGATGGTGTTTGCAAAAGCACCATCTAGACTATTGTATGCAAGAATTATGATAGAAAAATGAAGAGTGGGAATTTGTTGCTGCAGGGTGGATTTGAATCTGGTGCAGTGGCAACTGCAAACCTATTGGAGACATCAAGCTCAACTGTAGGAGGAAAAGAGTACTACATCTTGTCAGTATTAACAAGAACTGCAGATGGAGATGAAGGTGGTAAGCACCAATTGATCTCAGCTACAGTAAATGGTGGCAAACTTTACATTTGCAAAGCACAAGCTGGTGACAAGAGATGGTTTAAGGGTGCTAGGAAGTTTGTGGAGAATGCTGCCACTTCTTTCAGTGTTGCTtaattaagaatgaaaaaaaagtaaAACCATTAGTATTAAGTTTGTATGTACTTAGTTCTCCCCCCTCTTAAAAAGAAATATGGTGCTGAGATGAGTTGCTTAATTGGacttccttttttctcttttcaagCCACCCTAAAATAGTTTGTAGAGATGTTTGAAGTATTGTTGGAGAAAGCTAAtgttaataattttaatattttctttgcATATATTAGACACCCTTTTAGACATGTTTAAAGCActgttttatttccttttctcttctttttgtgTCATTCTGAGGACCTAAACTCACTTCTCATATGCAAATTTTGAGTTACTAAACCATAGGCAAGTTTTATAACTATGTATCGATAACATTGCCCGTGAATAACAGTTAAACCCCCTCTTAAATTCCCcttcttttcactatttttttgGAGATAAAAGCAAATGACAATGCATCCAATCTATTCAAACCATTGACTACTTCCCCAGCTTAAATTCAGTAAGAGACACAAAGCAATCACTGAGAACTGAGATATGGAGTAAGTACATGAATTATTGATGGACTGAAtgcaaatttcacattcttgtttGTCATAAATGTTTGCTTTGACATGAACGTAAAGAATATACAGAGAAAGCAGTGAATAGGGATAAGAGATCAATCTTGTAAACATTATACACTGCCCTTTTGCATCTCAGACTTCAACTTCGCCCATTGCAGCAGTTCACACCATTAGTAACAGTGCCATGTTGCTTCATGTTTACTCGATTCAAGCCCCATATACGGATACTACGATCATCACTTGCTGATGCCAGCATATGAGGATTTGCTGGGTTCCAGCTAACACAATTCACCGTCCCAGAATGTCCCGCCAATGTCCCAACAAGTTCACCTGAGCCTCTATGCCATATATAAACCTGAAAGTATTGTATAGACCAAGATCAAAATCTCTCTCATACAAGACTAACACTAAGTTTATGGTATAGACTAAGATCAAAGTCTCTCTAGAGAATACAAGGTCAGAATCCAACTCTCTACAGATAATAAAGATAACGTGTGCAAGGATATATAAATGGTCTGAAAATCTCTGAAAGACTGGAGAATTTTGCAATAACAAGACACTCAATGACATggaaataactcaaataagagagcATTGGAAATCCATGATTATTGAGAGCAGTGGTTATTACAAAGGCAGGATGATATGTGTCCAAATAGTAAAATACGCTTTATTCATGGTAGAAGAAACTCAAAAAGAAAATTAAGCAGATTGCCAGAGGCAATTTTGAAATACTCAAACAACAGAAACAGAATTAACTCTTTAGGGCATCATTTACAAGAATCCTAGAAAATGCAAAAGAAATAATGATGTTGCTTGCATATATGAAGCATAAACATGAAATGATTATTTCTAAAAAAACATAACTTGTTCACAGGACTTCTTTATGCAGGAAAACAGTGTATTTAATGAGTAAATGAAAGATGATTTTATGGTCAAAAGACAGACCGTCTGCAATATGCAAACCTGATTTGAGGAATAGAATTCTCAATTTAATCATGTGCTAAACTGCTAATATgcatactttaaaaaaaaaaaagttctgcAACATAAAAATGCATTGTGCTTCTCGATCAATAAGAGAAGAAGTACCTGTGAATCTTCGCTTCCACTGGCAACGAAAGCTTGATCTAGTCCTCCAAAGCAAGACCTCACAACGAAACGAGAACGTTTATGGCCCTTATATTTGGCTATGAGTTTTACAGTTCCCTGTATATCCCAAAGATGAATTTCTTGGTTCCAAAGACTAACCAATACATACTTATTGTCCATGGACAATACAAACGAGGTTATTGCTTGATCCTCTTGAATTACTTTCTCTGTTCTTGATTCCCATTCAAATAATACTATCGTATTTTCTTTACAAACAGAGACAACATGCTTCCCATCACTTGTTATTCCCAAGTCCGATATTCTTATAGTCCTGTTGCCTTTCCAACATTCCAGCTCTTTCCCTTCCAAATCCCACATGCTAATGCTTTTGTCAGTTACACCACAGAATATCCTCTTGCCATCAGGAGCCCATCCGCATGAGATCAAACCAAGTCCATTTTTCTCATAAATGCGTATACATTCACCGGACTCGACATCCCACTGTCTGACAACTTCTTCTACACCACAAGTGAGAAGCTGATGGTCGTCAGGACTCCATGATATATAGGAGA
Proteins encoded in this window:
- the LOC107785785 gene encoding oxygen-evolving enhancer protein 2-1, chloroplastic (The RefSeq protein has 1 substitution, 2 non-frameshifting indels compared to this genomic sequence); translation: MASTQCFLHQHALSSSAARTTSSVSSQRYVSSLKPNQLVCRAQKQSSPQEDDGNSVVVSRRLALTVLIGAAAIGSKVSPADAAYGEAANVFGKPKKNTDFLAYNGDGFKLQVPAKWNPSKEVEFPGQVLRYEDNFDSTSNLIVTVTPTDKKSITDYGSPEEFLTQVDFLLGKQAYKTDSEGGFESGAVATATANLLETSSSTVGGKEYYILSVLTRTADGDEGGKHQLISATVNGGKLYICKAQAGDKRWFKGARKFVENAATSFSVA
- the LOC142173293 gene encoding polygalacturonase-like, coding for MELKFTSFAFLLLFFARIGDAQPTASPGVFDVTKYGATTNGDISKAVLDAFKEACAATSPSTIVIPKGTYQMNQVKLQGPCKAPVELQVQAILKAPSDPKQLSADIEWLTVNYIDRFTLSGGGVFDGQGKQAWGQNNCKDSKSCSNLPNNLSFNFLTNSTIQDITSQDSKLFHINVNGCKNLTFIRVNITAPQESINTDGIHVARSSNVNITDCVIGTGDDCISVGDELEQLHITRVTCGPGHGISVGSLGKTPGEKPVVGVYVKNCTFINTDNGVRVKTWPASHQGVVTDLHYEDIIVQNVSNPIVIDQVYCPYNQCNKDLPSKVKISKVSIKNIRGTSRTQDAVLLLCSKGAPCDGVEVGDIDITYNGKEGPAKSSCENVKPKLVGKQNPPICAGAQSS